In one Bos mutus isolate GX-2022 chromosome 19, NWIPB_WYAK_1.1, whole genome shotgun sequence genomic region, the following are encoded:
- the H3-3B gene encoding histone H3.3 has product MARTKQTARKSTGGKAPRKQLATKAARKSAPSTGGVKKPHRYRPGTVALREIRRYQKSTELLIRKLPFQRLVREIAQDFKTDLRFQSAAIGALQEASEAYLVGLFEDTNLCAIHAKRVTIMPKDIQLARRIRGERA; this is encoded by the exons ATGGCTCGAACCAAGCAGACTGCTCGTAAGTCAACGGGTGGGAAAGCGCCCCGCAAGCAGTTGGCCACCAAAGCGGCCAGGAAAAGCGCCCCCTCTACTGGCGGGGTGAAAAAACCTCATCGCTACAG GCCCGGGACTGTTGCGCTTCGAGAAATCCGTCGTTACCAGAAATCCACCGAGCTTCTGATCCGGAAACTGCCTTTCCAGAGGTTGGTGAGGGAGATCGCCCAGGATTTCAAAACCGACTTGAGGTTCCAGAGTGCCGCCATCGGCGCGCTGCAG GAGGCTAGCGAAGCGTATCTGGTGGGTTTGTTTGAAGATACTAATCTGTGTGCCATCCACGCTAAGAGAGTCACCATCATGCCCAAAGACATCCAGTTGGCTCGCCGGATACGGGGAGAGAGAGCTTAA